Proteins encoded by one window of Massilia sp. NR 4-1:
- a CDS encoding DUF1631 family protein, with amino-acid sequence MNSNPTTSTAPKQTVSPRHALLESLIEIAQRHVASQFTAFATGLAGILVDGNDMGTDLREVQMRLRAGNLLRNSHYALLNLVAKRLDRAVRQELAQLAPGKKAAPRAADQPLSLVPYEEMDSKVALGSVSKPFETRYADALATLNVRLAFLLDRDILRVNQNPFRPDVFLAAVLDAWSELSTDEEAAHLLPALLKPDSFIDMGPMLEELNLALERKGVLPGSVEKYKARKADSHDASAAPARQRKQQAALAEQLRQFFSAQDAPPAAAQGPALMEQIGDFDLALPHLAGGGQPASVSVPIGVAAAGFALTGLAGGAAVGGMGLAVAGPAGAAQAAGQFAAPAAGLAQAPWLQGAAQGFVGNVTNEAAQHASVVGAKQPLLSYLAQLQQNAALMGGWRPDAGPAAPGQATSVHAMAAQGASAGAATQAAAAQSAAGQGAFGQDAAMAFPAAAFAAGATLPPNVFVLPSIKQAAPQGSLSRADESTIDLLSAVFETVFRDQSISPEIRNLIRFLQIPVLKAALLDKDFFFQEEHPARRMIDLLSRMGWEQHKNPEDPLYQAMQRSVDRVGRDYEHELGVFTEAVDELEASIKAEETAAAAAIAEPIAAALKQEKMAAAARSAKDAVALRIGTGEVIAVLEAFLENKWTSVLTIAYSVEDEKPGAVNNATQTMDDLIWSVKPKISAEERKKLIARLPTLLSALNKWLDVIKWQDADRLQFFAELAECHASIVRAPLEISPERQLEISMEVAQKAAERRLQLQAKAEQEAAAAPPADDDASIEVDSLTRGMWLEFDQEEGAARKVKLAWISPLRTLYIFSTSSRQEAFSLSGEALAQRFRDDQVRLVRSEGVVGQALSRAMGINAVNDAATASVA; translated from the coding sequence ATGAATTCCAATCCAACAACATCCACGGCGCCGAAGCAGACGGTCTCGCCGCGGCATGCGCTGTTGGAGAGCCTGATCGAGATCGCGCAGCGCCACGTCGCCAGCCAGTTCACCGCGTTTGCCACCGGCCTGGCCGGCATCCTGGTCGACGGCAACGATATGGGCACCGACTTGCGCGAAGTGCAGATGCGTCTGCGCGCCGGCAATCTGTTGCGTAACAGCCACTATGCGCTGCTGAATCTGGTGGCCAAGCGCCTGGACCGCGCCGTGCGCCAGGAGCTGGCGCAGCTCGCCCCCGGCAAAAAGGCCGCGCCGCGCGCCGCCGACCAGCCGCTGTCCCTGGTGCCGTACGAGGAGATGGACAGCAAGGTGGCGCTGGGCAGCGTCAGCAAGCCGTTCGAGACGCGCTATGCCGACGCGCTGGCGACATTGAATGTGCGCCTGGCCTTCCTGCTCGACCGCGACATCCTGCGCGTGAACCAGAATCCCTTCCGACCCGACGTCTTCCTCGCCGCCGTGCTGGATGCCTGGAGCGAGTTGAGTACCGATGAAGAAGCGGCCCATCTGCTGCCCGCGCTGCTCAAGCCGGACAGCTTTATCGATATGGGGCCGATGCTGGAAGAGTTGAACCTGGCCCTGGAGCGCAAGGGCGTGCTGCCCGGCTCCGTGGAAAAGTACAAGGCGCGCAAGGCCGACAGCCATGACGCTTCCGCCGCGCCGGCCCGCCAGCGCAAGCAGCAGGCCGCGCTGGCCGAGCAGCTGCGCCAGTTCTTCTCGGCGCAGGACGCGCCGCCGGCCGCCGCGCAAGGCCCGGCCTTGATGGAGCAGATTGGCGATTTCGACCTGGCGCTGCCGCATCTGGCGGGCGGCGGCCAGCCGGCCAGCGTTTCGGTGCCGATCGGCGTCGCCGCCGCAGGATTCGCGTTGACCGGCCTGGCCGGCGGCGCGGCGGTTGGCGGCATGGGCTTGGCGGTGGCCGGTCCGGCTGGCGCAGCGCAGGCGGCGGGACAGTTTGCCGCGCCGGCCGCAGGCCTGGCGCAAGCACCCTGGCTGCAAGGCGCGGCGCAAGGATTCGTCGGCAATGTGACGAATGAAGCAGCCCAGCATGCCTCCGTGGTGGGCGCCAAGCAGCCTTTGCTCAGCTACCTGGCCCAATTGCAGCAGAATGCGGCCTTGATGGGCGGCTGGCGGCCGGACGCCGGGCCGGCCGCGCCAGGCCAGGCCACATCTGTGCATGCTATGGCCGCGCAGGGGGCATCGGCAGGCGCCGCCACCCAAGCCGCAGCGGCGCAAAGCGCGGCGGGGCAGGGCGCCTTCGGACAGGATGCCGCCATGGCATTTCCGGCGGCGGCCTTTGCCGCTGGCGCCACCTTGCCGCCGAATGTATTCGTGCTGCCCTCGATCAAACAAGCGGCGCCGCAAGGCAGCCTGTCGCGCGCCGACGAAAGCACCATCGACCTGCTGTCGGCGGTGTTCGAAACCGTTTTCCGCGACCAGAGCATTTCGCCCGAAATCCGCAACCTGATCCGCTTCCTGCAAATCCCCGTGCTGAAAGCGGCCCTGCTGGACAAGGACTTCTTCTTCCAGGAAGAGCACCCGGCGCGGCGCATGATCGACCTCTTGTCGCGCATGGGCTGGGAGCAGCACAAGAATCCCGAGGATCCGCTGTACCAGGCCATGCAGCGCAGCGTGGACCGCGTGGGCCGCGATTACGAACATGAGCTGGGCGTCTTCACCGAAGCTGTCGACGAGCTGGAAGCCTCGATCAAGGCCGAAGAAACGGCCGCTGCCGCCGCGATCGCCGAGCCGATCGCCGCCGCGTTGAAACAGGAAAAGATGGCCGCCGCCGCCCGCTCGGCCAAGGATGCCGTCGCGCTGCGCATCGGCACCGGCGAAGTGATCGCCGTGCTGGAAGCCTTCCTCGAAAACAAATGGACCTCGGTGCTGACCATTGCCTACAGCGTCGAAGATGAAAAGCCGGGCGCCGTCAACAATGCGACCCAGACCATGGATGACCTGATCTGGAGCGTCAAGCCCAAGATCAGCGCCGAGGAACGCAAAAAGCTGATCGCCCGCCTGCCAACCCTGCTCTCGGCCCTGAACAAATGGCTGGACGTGATCAAGTGGCAGGACGCCGACCGTCTGCAATTTTTCGCCGAGCTGGCCGAATGCCACGCCTCCATCGTGCGCGCCCCGCTGGAAATCTCGCCCGAACGCCAGCTTGAAATCTCGATGGAAGTGGCGCAGAAGGCCGCCGAGCGCCGCCTGCAGCTGCAAGCCAAAGCTGAACAGGAAGCCGCCGCCGCACCCCCGGCCGACGACGATGCCAGCATTGAAGTTGACAGTCTCACGCGCGGCATGTGGCTTGAATTCGACCAGGAAGAAGGCGCGGCGCGCAAAGTCAAGCTGGCCTGGATCAGTCCCTTGCGTACGCTCTACATCTTCTCCACCAGCAGCCGGCAGGAAGCGTTTTCCCTGTCCGGCGAAGCACTGGCCCAGCGCTTCCGCGACGACCAAGTAAGGCTGGTCCGCAGCGAAGGCGTGGTCGGCCAAGCCCTCTCCCGCGCCATGGGCATCAATGCCGTCAACGACGCCGCCACCGCCAGCGTCGCCTAA
- a CDS encoding low molecular weight protein-tyrosine-phosphatase yields the protein MEPIPSILFVCMGNICRSPTAEGVLRQRAAAAGLALHIDSAGTHAYHVGEAPDARSARHAAQRGYDLTQQRARQVSADDFERFDLLLAMDRDNLELLQRACPPELRHKLGLFMQYARNHRVLEVPDPYYGGVQGFDQVLDYIEDAADGLIRDLRAHPTSQL from the coding sequence ATGGAACCCATACCTTCGATCCTCTTTGTCTGCATGGGCAATATCTGCCGTTCGCCCACGGCCGAAGGCGTGCTGCGCCAGCGCGCCGCCGCGGCCGGCCTGGCGCTGCACATCGACTCCGCCGGCACCCACGCCTACCACGTCGGCGAAGCCCCCGACGCCCGCTCCGCGCGCCACGCCGCCCAGCGCGGCTACGACCTGACGCAGCAACGCGCCCGCCAGGTCAGCGCCGACGACTTCGAACGCTTCGACCTGCTGCTGGCCATGGACCGCGACAATCTGGAGCTGTTGCAACGCGCCTGCCCGCCCGAGCTGCGCCACAAGCTTGGCCTGTTCATGCAATACGCCCGCAATCATCGCGTACTGGAAGTCCCCGATCCCTACTATGGCGGCGTGCAAGGCTTCGACCAGGTGCTCGACTATATCGAAGACGCCGCCGACGGCCTGATCCGCGACCTGCGCGCACACCCCACCTCCCAACTTTGA
- a CDS encoding serine hydrolase has product MPAHRPPYPLLPVLLSILLPLAAHAAQPEPLNERVDRVFEQYNRADSPGCALGVIRDGRMVYQKGYGQASLEYGLPIRPERTVFDIGSTSKQFTAAAILLLVQDGKLALDDDIRTFLPGMPDYGAPITVRHLLHHTSGLRDYLVLLTMAGFNDEDYTTDADALIAIQRQKALNFKPGSEHRYSNTGYFLLGQIVKQVSGKTLGEFSRERIFEPLGMKETRILENHRTVFPQRATAYLLRPDGSFGVNMSDWEQAGDGAVQTNLSDLAKWDANFYAPKIGGAWLNEQLQQAGRLNDGSSIQYARGLMLEEYRGQRIVAHAGAFAGYRSQMVRIPAQRMTVAVLCNLAQARPAKLALDVVDIYLEPVLTGSREPGKARAKPEAFSPPAGGEGAFLGRYHSPELQVTWEVQLKDGQLRMRSARDEAPLLPVAQDTFTAHGATIRMQRDAANAVSGFVVDTGRANGMKFERKIKDS; this is encoded by the coding sequence ATGCCCGCCCATAGACCGCCATATCCGCTGCTGCCCGTCCTGCTCTCCATCCTGCTGCCGCTGGCCGCGCATGCCGCCCAGCCCGAGCCGCTGAACGAGCGCGTGGACCGCGTTTTCGAGCAATATAACCGTGCCGACTCGCCCGGCTGCGCCTTGGGCGTGATCCGCGACGGTCGCATGGTCTACCAGAAGGGCTATGGCCAGGCCAGCCTGGAATACGGCTTGCCGATCCGTCCCGAGCGCACGGTATTCGATATCGGTTCGACTTCCAAGCAGTTTACCGCCGCCGCCATCCTGCTGCTGGTGCAGGACGGGAAGCTGGCGCTGGATGACGATATCCGCACATTCCTGCCCGGCATGCCGGATTACGGCGCGCCCATCACCGTGCGCCACCTGCTGCACCATACCAGCGGCTTGCGCGACTATCTGGTGCTGCTGACGATGGCGGGCTTTAACGACGAAGACTACACCACCGATGCCGATGCGCTGATAGCCATCCAGCGCCAGAAGGCCCTGAATTTCAAGCCGGGCAGCGAACACCGCTACAGCAATACCGGCTACTTCCTGCTCGGCCAGATCGTCAAGCAGGTGAGCGGCAAGACCTTGGGCGAGTTCTCGCGCGAGCGCATCTTCGAGCCGCTGGGCATGAAGGAGACGCGCATCCTGGAAAACCACCGCACCGTCTTTCCGCAGCGCGCCACGGCCTATCTGCTGCGGCCGGACGGCAGCTTCGGCGTGAATATGTCGGACTGGGAGCAGGCCGGCGACGGCGCGGTGCAGACCAATCTGAGCGATCTGGCGAAGTGGGACGCCAACTTCTATGCGCCCAAAATCGGCGGCGCCTGGCTCAATGAACAGTTGCAGCAAGCGGGCCGCTTGAACGACGGCTCCAGCATCCAGTATGCGCGCGGCCTGATGCTGGAGGAGTATCGCGGCCAGCGCATCGTGGCGCACGCGGGGGCTTTCGCAGGTTACCGCTCGCAGATGGTGCGCATTCCGGCGCAGCGGATGACGGTGGCTGTCTTATGCAATCTGGCCCAGGCCCGTCCCGCCAAACTGGCCCTCGACGTGGTGGACATCTATCTGGAGCCGGTGTTGACGGGCAGCCGCGAACCGGGCAAGGCGCGCGCCAAGCCCGAAGCCTTCTCGCCGCCGGCGGGCGGCGAGGGCGCCTTCCTTGGCCGTTACCATAGCCCGGAATTGCAGGTGACGTGGGAGGTGCAGCTCAAGGACGGCCAGCTGCGCATGCGTTCCGCGCGCGACGAAGCGCCGCTGCTCCCCGTGGCCCAGGATACCTTCACCGCGCACGGCGCCACCATCCGCATGCAGCGCGACGCGGCGAATGCCGTCAGCGGCTTTGTGGTCGACACCGGGCGCGCCAACGGCATGAAGTTCGAGCGGAAAATTAAGGATAGCTGA
- a CDS encoding phosphatase PAP2 family protein — protein sequence MLGSLNVTGPLGVAIAVWLLAGKSWRLTLNWCLLFGAGMALVVGTKVAYLGWGLGVPEVQFAGISGHAMRACAVFPVAAYLASRHRSLEFRYWATGGGVLLSLLVSVSRVPVLAHSWSEVITGAGLGLAVAGAFIWSARTERHVVMGRVLAVLCLPVLVLAPRAEPAPTEQWMRDLALYLSGKDKPHQRTWQLGPPKNGSHSPLL from the coding sequence ATGTTGGGCAGTTTGAATGTGACCGGCCCGCTGGGTGTGGCGATCGCGGTCTGGCTGTTGGCGGGTAAATCCTGGCGCTTGACCTTGAACTGGTGCCTGCTGTTTGGCGCCGGCATGGCGCTGGTGGTTGGAACGAAGGTGGCGTATCTGGGCTGGGGGCTGGGCGTGCCGGAAGTGCAGTTCGCCGGCATCAGCGGTCATGCCATGCGCGCCTGCGCGGTCTTCCCGGTGGCGGCCTACCTGGCGTCGCGCCACCGTTCTCTGGAATTCCGTTATTGGGCCACGGGCGGCGGCGTGCTGCTGTCCCTGCTGGTCAGCGTTTCACGCGTGCCGGTGCTGGCCCACTCCTGGTCGGAAGTGATCACCGGCGCCGGCCTCGGCCTGGCCGTGGCCGGCGCCTTCATCTGGAGCGCCCGCACCGAACGCCACGTGGTGATGGGCCGTGTGCTGGCCGTGCTTTGCCTGCCGGTGCTGGTGCTGGCGCCGCGCGCCGAGCCGGCGCCCACCGAGCAATGGATGCGCGATCTGGCGCTCTACCTGTCGGGCAAGGACAAGCCGCACCAGCGCACCTGGCAGCTTGGACCGCCGAAAAACGGCTCGCACAGCCCGCTGCTCTAG
- the smc gene encoding chromosome segregation protein SMC: MRLSSIKLSGFKSFVDPTNFQVPGQLVGVVGPNGCGKSNIIDAVRWVLGESKASELRGESMQDVIFNGSTLRKPAGRASVELVFDNHEGKASGQWGQYAEIAVKRTLTRDGTSTYYINSQPVRRRDIQDIFLGTGLGPRAYAIIGQGMIARIIESRPEELRVFLEEAAGVSKYKERRRETENRLHDTRENLLRVEDILRELNTNLERLEAQAAVANKFHQLQSDQEEKQKLLWLLRKNEAHSEQTRFFREVEQAQTDLEEQTAKLRHVELSLEQMRQAHFAVGDRLHQAQGHLYQTNSEIGSLEAQIKFVIESRTRLQQQLVALAAQRDQWQQQASDYAGQVEEAEFNLEELSAKVEQSRIMAEQKAELLPMLETEWREAQNRSTESRARIMQAQQQLELESAHQRNASNILSGLATRRERLQQEKSGLALPDSSHLANLKMQLEEKQQTLEEQNFHLEEALELQPKLEEERQQAQAAVQKETAANAQLEARLNALRQLQERVQTEGKVTPWLEKHELNELPRLWQKLHIEDGWESALEAVLRERTSALQVSNLDWAKHFFSDAPPAKLALFAPVTAAPAAEPEVAGLKRFISLLKLNDPGLRGVLQDWLHLVFMAEDAAAAFQARASLPAGACVVTRQGHMITQNSVRFYAADAEQDGMLGRQQEIENIGKQLRAQSMLAEEARSRAVRAEAAVSNHARTLAELRQKIQSLTQTVHSLQLEVMKLSEVEARFNQRSDQIEADLAEIAAQEEEQMQVKLESEEKFEQLDMELGNLQGEHEEGQTAFMDKEQRLADAREALRELERKAQEAEFAEKAARSRIEELRRNIVTASNQVEQVEQSVKAGQLELEGLESGAANEGLQGLLDRRTQQERALADARHELDQITQQLRQAEDARMQSERTLQPQRDKITEMQLKEQAARLNQEQFAQQLAEVQADEAALSEKLHPDMKPSYLQGEVTRLSNAITALGAVNLAALDELSQASERKNFLDSQNADLTEAINTLEDAIQKIDKETRDLLQDTFDRVNGHFSELFPILFGGGQAKLIMTGDEILDSGVQVMAQPPGKKNATIHLLSGGEKALTATALVFSMFRLNPAPFCLLDEVDAPLDDANTERFCRMVKRMSEHTQFLFISHNKIAMEMANQLIGVTMQEQGVSRIVAVDMEAAANFASEAQAA; this comes from the coding sequence GTGCGTCTATCTTCCATCAAATTGTCGGGATTTAAGTCTTTCGTGGATCCCACCAATTTCCAGGTGCCCGGGCAGCTGGTAGGCGTGGTCGGCCCCAATGGCTGCGGCAAGTCGAATATCATCGACGCCGTGCGCTGGGTGCTGGGTGAATCCAAGGCCTCGGAACTGCGCGGCGAATCCATGCAGGACGTGATTTTCAACGGCTCGACCCTGCGCAAACCGGCCGGGCGGGCCTCGGTCGAACTGGTGTTCGACAACCATGAAGGCAAGGCTTCCGGCCAGTGGGGCCAATATGCCGAGATCGCGGTCAAGCGCACGCTGACGCGCGACGGCACCTCCACTTACTACATCAACAGCCAGCCGGTGCGCCGCCGCGATATCCAGGACATCTTCCTCGGTACCGGTCTTGGGCCGCGCGCCTACGCCATCATCGGCCAGGGTATGATTGCCCGCATCATCGAATCGCGCCCGGAAGAGCTGCGCGTCTTCCTGGAAGAGGCGGCCGGCGTGTCGAAGTACAAGGAGCGCCGCCGCGAAACGGAAAACCGCCTGCACGATACGCGCGAAAACCTGCTGCGCGTGGAAGACATCCTGCGCGAGCTGAATACCAATCTGGAACGGCTGGAGGCGCAGGCCGCAGTGGCGAACAAATTCCACCAGCTGCAATCGGACCAGGAAGAGAAGCAGAAACTGCTCTGGCTCCTGCGCAAAAACGAGGCGCACAGCGAGCAGACGCGCTTTTTCCGCGAAGTGGAACAGGCCCAGACCGATCTGGAAGAGCAGACGGCCAAGCTGCGCCATGTCGAGCTGTCGCTGGAGCAGATGCGCCAGGCCCACTTCGCCGTGGGCGACCGCCTGCACCAGGCGCAGGGCCATCTGTACCAGACCAATTCCGAGATCGGCAGCCTGGAGGCGCAGATCAAGTTCGTGATCGAATCGCGCACCCGCCTGCAGCAGCAGTTGGTGGCGCTGGCCGCCCAGCGCGACCAGTGGCAGCAGCAGGCCAGCGACTATGCCGGCCAGGTCGAGGAAGCCGAATTCAATCTGGAAGAGCTGTCGGCCAAGGTCGAGCAGTCGCGCATCATGGCCGAGCAGAAGGCCGAGCTGCTGCCCATGCTGGAAACGGAATGGCGCGAGGCGCAGAACCGCAGCACGGAATCGCGCGCCCGCATCATGCAGGCGCAGCAGCAGCTGGAACTGGAATCGGCGCACCAGCGCAACGCCTCCAATATTCTTTCCGGCCTGGCGACACGGCGCGAACGCCTGCAGCAGGAAAAGAGCGGCCTGGCCCTGCCGGACTCCAGCCACCTGGCGAACCTGAAGATGCAGCTGGAAGAAAAGCAGCAGACCCTGGAAGAGCAGAACTTCCATCTGGAAGAAGCGCTGGAGCTGCAGCCTAAGCTGGAAGAGGAACGGCAGCAGGCGCAAGCCGCGGTGCAAAAGGAAACGGCGGCCAACGCCCAGCTGGAAGCGCGCCTGAACGCGCTGCGCCAGTTGCAGGAGCGGGTGCAGACCGAGGGCAAGGTCACGCCCTGGCTGGAAAAGCATGAGCTGAACGAGCTGCCGCGCCTGTGGCAGAAGCTGCATATCGAAGACGGCTGGGAAAGCGCGCTGGAAGCGGTGCTGCGCGAGCGTACCTCGGCCTTGCAGGTATCGAACCTGGACTGGGCCAAGCATTTCTTCAGCGACGCGCCGCCGGCCAAGCTGGCCCTGTTCGCGCCGGTGACGGCGGCGCCCGCCGCCGAGCCGGAAGTGGCGGGCCTGAAGCGGTTTATCAGCCTGCTGAAGCTCAACGATCCCGGCCTGCGCGGCGTGCTGCAGGACTGGCTGCACCTGGTCTTCATGGCCGAGGATGCGGCGGCCGCCTTCCAGGCGCGCGCCAGCTTGCCGGCGGGCGCCTGCGTCGTCACGCGCCAGGGCCATATGATCACGCAGAACAGCGTGCGCTTCTACGCCGCCGACGCGGAGCAGGACGGCATGCTGGGCCGCCAGCAGGAAATCGAAAACATCGGCAAGCAGTTGCGCGCCCAGTCCATGCTGGCCGAAGAAGCGCGTTCGCGCGCCGTGCGCGCCGAGGCGGCAGTCAGCAACCACGCCCGTACCCTGGCCGAGCTGCGCCAGAAGATCCAGAGCCTGACCCAGACCGTGCATAGCCTGCAACTGGAGGTGATGAAGCTGTCCGAAGTGGAAGCGCGCTTCAACCAGCGCAGCGATCAGATCGAGGCTGATCTGGCCGAGATCGCGGCGCAGGAAGAGGAGCAGATGCAGGTCAAGCTCGAATCGGAGGAAAAATTCGAGCAGCTCGATATGGAGCTGGGCAATCTGCAGGGCGAGCACGAGGAAGGCCAGACCGCCTTCATGGACAAGGAGCAGCGGCTGGCCGATGCGCGCGAAGCGCTGCGTGAGCTGGAACGCAAGGCGCAGGAAGCCGAATTCGCCGAGAAGGCGGCGCGCAGCCGCATCGAGGAGTTGCGGCGCAATATCGTCACCGCCAGCAACCAGGTGGAGCAGGTCGAACAGAGCGTGAAAGCCGGCCAGCTGGAGCTGGAAGGCCTGGAATCGGGCGCCGCCAACGAAGGCTTGCAGGGACTGCTCGACCGCCGCACGCAGCAGGAGCGCGCGCTGGCCGATGCGCGCCATGAGCTGGACCAGATCACCCAGCAGCTGCGCCAGGCCGAGGATGCGCGCATGCAGTCCGAGCGCACCCTCCAGCCGCAGCGCGACAAGATCACCGAGATGCAGCTCAAGGAACAGGCCGCGCGCCTGAACCAGGAGCAGTTCGCCCAGCAGCTGGCCGAGGTGCAGGCCGACGAGGCGGCGCTGAGCGAGAAGCTGCATCCGGATATGAAGCCGTCCTATCTGCAGGGCGAGGTGACGCGCCTGAGCAATGCGATCACGGCGCTGGGCGCGGTCAACCTGGCGGCGCTCGACGAGCTGTCGCAGGCGTCGGAGCGCAAGAATTTCCTCGATTCGCAGAATGCCGACCTGACCGAGGCGATCAACACGCTGGAAGACGCGATCCAGAAGATCGACAAGGAAACCCGCGACCTCTTGCAGGATACCTTCGACCGCGTGAACGGCCACTTCTCCGAACTGTTCCCCATCCTGTTCGGCGGCGGCCAGGCCAAGCTGATCATGACGGGCGACGAAATCCTGGACTCGGGCGTGCAGGTCATGGCCCAGCCGCCGGGCAAGAAGAACGCCACCATCCACCTGTTGTCGGGCGGCGAAAAAGCGCTGACCGCAACCGCGCTGGTGTTCTCCATGTTCCGCCTGAACCCGGCGCCGTTCTGCCTGCTCGACGAAGTCGATGCGCCGCTGGACGACGCCAATACGGAGCGCTTCTGCCGCATGGTGAAGCGCATGTCCGAACATACCCAATTCCTCTTCATCTCGCACAACAAGATTGCGATGGAGATGGCCAATCAACTGATCGGTGTGACGATGCAGGAGCAGGGCGTATCGCGCATCGTGGCGGTGGACATGGAAGCCGCCGCCAACTTCGCTTCCGAGGCACAAGCAGCATGA
- a CDS encoding cell division protein ZipA C-terminal FtsZ-binding domain-containing protein: MSLIAAGGVFIVGVISYNKWQEYKAKKSVERAFASDHDDVLMRSGEEVQAPSARHEPSFSLDETPLPDAGSGAYAAPEHVEGDLPAPSFAPDAEETDHAAHAADPAARAHHGANGAAPAAGAAGAASAGAAGAPSAPQRSADASVPAAELATSLVDPLIDCLLPLELEAPVRGEKILPALHKLRFVGSKPVHYIGLAVSGDWEPIVHGTVYTKLQGGVQLASRSTALNELEYSELVTRLRGVADEIGAEPHIPDMIEVMAEAKNLHRFVASHDAQLGVNLASNGAPWAITTLLGALEKQGFDVRPDGRYTMRDNEGGQLFSLSTNVTLAEETTPRLTLLLDVPCVAPARDGFGAMIACAKSLVARLDATIVDDYNQPLSDAALTEIAGQVKDFYAEMDSADIPAGSTRALRLFS; the protein is encoded by the coding sequence ATGAGTTTAATCGCAGCCGGCGGCGTCTTTATCGTCGGCGTTATCTCCTACAACAAGTGGCAGGAGTACAAGGCCAAGAAGAGCGTGGAACGCGCTTTCGCCTCCGACCATGACGATGTGCTGATGCGCAGCGGCGAAGAGGTGCAGGCGCCGTCCGCGCGCCACGAGCCGAGCTTCTCGCTGGACGAAACCCCGCTGCCGGACGCCGGCTCCGGTGCCTATGCCGCGCCCGAGCATGTGGAAGGCGACCTGCCGGCGCCAAGCTTCGCGCCCGACGCCGAGGAAACCGATCATGCGGCGCATGCGGCCGATCCCGCAGCGCGCGCGCACCACGGCGCAAACGGCGCTGCCCCGGCGGCCGGCGCTGCTGGCGCGGCCAGTGCTGGCGCTGCCGGCGCACCGTCCGCGCCGCAGCGCAGCGCCGACGCTTCCGTGCCGGCAGCCGAACTGGCCACCAGCCTGGTCGATCCCCTGATCGACTGCCTGCTGCCGCTGGAACTGGAAGCGCCGGTGCGCGGCGAGAAGATCCTGCCTGCGCTGCACAAGCTGCGCTTTGTCGGCAGCAAGCCGGTGCACTATATCGGCCTGGCCGTCAGCGGCGACTGGGAACCCATCGTGCATGGCACGGTCTACACCAAGCTGCAAGGCGGCGTCCAGCTGGCCAGCCGCAGCACGGCCTTGAACGAACTGGAATACTCGGAGCTGGTGACGCGCCTGCGCGGCGTGGCCGATGAAATCGGCGCCGAGCCGCATATCCCGGACATGATTGAAGTCATGGCCGAAGCCAAGAACCTGCACCGCTTCGTCGCCAGCCACGATGCCCAGCTGGGCGTGAACCTGGCCAGCAACGGCGCGCCATGGGCCATCACGACCCTGCTCGGCGCCCTGGAAAAGCAGGGCTTCGACGTGCGTCCCGACGGCCGCTACACCATGCGCGACAACGAGGGCGGCCAGCTGTTCAGCCTCTCCACCAATGTCACCCTGGCTGAAGAGACCACGCCGCGCCTGACCCTGCTGCTCGACGTGCCTTGCGTGGCGCCGGCGCGCGACGGCTTCGGCGCCATGATCGCCTGCGCCAAGTCGCTGGTGGCGCGCCTGGACGCGACCATCGTGGACGACTACAACCAGCCGCTGAGCGACGCCGCCCTGACGGAGATCGCCGGCCAGGTGAAAGACTTTTATGCCGAGATGGACAGTGCCGACATCCCCGCCGGTTCCACCCGCGCCCTGCGCCTGTTCAGCTGA